A single window of Nicotiana tabacum cultivar K326 unplaced genomic scaffold, ASM71507v2 Un00025, whole genome shotgun sequence DNA harbors:
- the LOC107784009 gene encoding brefeldin A-inhibited guanine nucleotide-exchange protein 1 isoform X2, whose product MSLSIMIVMSMLPTFLKDICRTVNGLLKTALGPPPGSTTTLSPVQDITFRSESVKCLVTIIKSMGTWMDQQLKVGEPNLDKVSDHEVPEAAASVCEEGNIIDYELHPEANSEFSGAAALEQRRAYKLEIQKGVSLFNRKPSKGIDFLMSTKKLGNSPEDVASFLKNATGLNPSIIGDYLGEREEFPLKVMHAYVDSFNFEGMDFGESIRYFLRGFRLPGEAQKIDRIMEKFAERYCKCNPNSFTSAETAYVLAYSVIMLNTDAHNSMVKDKMTKADFIRNNRGIDDGKDLPEDYLGALYDQIVKNEIKMNADSSVPQNKQGNSLNKLLDLDGILNLVWKQREEKPLGANGVLVRHIQEQFKAKSGKSESIYYVIADPAILRFMVEVCWGPMLAAFSVTLDQSDDKNATSQCLLGFRHAVHITAVMGMQTQRDAFVTSMAKFTYLHCAADMKQKNVDAMKTIMSIAIEDGNHLHEAWEHFLTCLSRFEHLQLLGEGAPSDSSFFTTSNSESEEKTLKSAGFPSLKKKGTLQNPTVAAVVRGGSYDSATVGANSPVLVTPEQINNFISNLNLLDQIGNFELNHIFAHSQRLNSEAIVAFVKALCKVSMSELQSPTDPRVFSLTKIVEVAHYNMNRIRLVWSHIWSVLSEFFVAVGLSENLSVAIFVMDSLRQLAMKFLEREELANYNFQNEFLRPFVIVMQKSNSAEIRELIVRCISQMVLSRVNNVKSGWKSVFMVFTAAAADERKNIVLLAFETMEKIVREYFRYITETETLTFTDCVRCLITFTNSRFNSDVSLNAIAFLRFCAVKLAEGGLVSNEKNNNNDSSIPVVEDEASDGMFFTDKDDYMSFWEPLLTGLSRLTSDPRSAIRKSALEVLFNILKDHGHLFPRLFWINVFKSVIYPMFSPVNDSAEAQVKYDQSSFKSRYIPLDGCLWDSETSVVAAQCLVDLFVNFFGMVRSELPSVVSIMVGFIKGSGKDPATTGVASLMRLAGDLGGKFREEDWKVIFLALKEASNSTLPNFSKLLRTMDGIEIPISQSDNDREFSTGAGLINDESEDDNLHTARYVVSRMKDHIAAQLRIIQVLSDLYKMCRRSVSTDTINILLGIYSSVTSHAQQLKSEKGVQVKLQKACSILEIPEPPLVYFENESYQNYLNFLHGLLVNNLSLVEKRNIETELVGVCEEILRVYLDCAGLNSVKRKPDVKATYLWNLPLGSAKKEELVARTPLVLSVLRILSSWQSDSFRRYISQLFPLMVDLVRSEHSSGEVQRELSHFFQSCIGPIIMNL is encoded by the exons ATATTTGCAGGACTGTTAATGGTCTTCTTAAAACTGCTCTTGGTCCACCTCCTGGTTCCACTACTACATTGTCTCCAGTCCAAGATATTACATTTCGTTCTGAATCAGTGAAATGCTTAGTTACAATTATAAAGTCAATGGGGACGTGGATGGACCAACAACTGAAGGTAGGGGAGCCCAATCTAGATAAGGTGTCCGATCATGAAGTGCCAGAAGCCGCTGCCAGTGTTTGTGAAGAGGGAAATATTATTGACTACGAGCTGCATCCGGAAGCAAATTCTGAATTTTCTGGTGCTGCTGCCTTGGAGCAGCGCCGTGCTTATAAATTAGAAATACAG AAAGGTGTTTCCCTGTTCAACAGAAAGCCTTCAAAGGGGATTGATTTTTTAATGAGCACCAAAAAGCTTGGCAATTCCCCAGAAGATGTAGCCTCTTTTCTGAAGAACGCGACCGGATTAAATCCATCCATTATTGGTGATTATTTGGGTGAAAGAGAGGAGTTTCCTCTGAAAGTTATGCATGCATATGTCGATTCTTTTAATTTTGAAGGTATGGACTTTGGTGAATCAATCAGATATTTCCTTAGAGGGTTTAGATTACCTGGTGAAGCTCAGAAGATTGACCGTATAATGGAGAAGTTTGCGGAGCGCTATTGTAAATGCAACCCAAACTCTTTTACCAGTGCAGAAACAGCTTATGTGCTTGCTTACTCTGTGATAATGCTCAATACAGATGCACATAATAGCATGGTGAAAGATAAG ATGACAAAAGCTGATTTCATCCGGAACAATCGAGGGATTGACGATGGGAAGGACTTACCTGAAGATTATTTGGGTGCTCTCTATGACCAAATAGTGAAAAATGAGATAAAGATGAATGCAGATTCTTCTGTACCGCAAAACAAGCAGGGTAACAGTCTTAATAAGCTTTTGGATTTGGATGGTATACTGAATCTAGTATGGAAACAGAGAGAAGAAAAACCACTGGGTGCCAATGGGGTTCTTGTGAGGCATATTCAAGAGCAGTTTAAAGCAAAATCTGGAAAATCGGA GTCTATCTATTATGTCATTGCAGATCCAGCTATATTGAGATTTATGGTAGAAGTCTGCTGGGGTCCCATGCTTGCTGCTTTCAGTGTCACCCTAGACCAGAGTGATGATAAGAATGCCACTTCTCAATGTTTGCTGGGGTTCAGGCATGCTGTGCACATTACAGCTGTGATGGGTATGCAGACGCAGAGAGATGCTTTTGTCACATCTATGGCAAAGTTCACTTATCTTCATTGTGCTGCAGATATGAAACAAAAAAATGTTGATGCAATGAAA ACAATAATGTCGATTGCCATTGAAGATGGGAATCATCTTCATGAAGCTTGGGAGCATTTTTTGACGTGTCTGTCTCGATTTGAGCATCTGCAGCTGCTGGGGGAGGGTGCACCATCTGATTCCTCTTTTTTTACTACCTCGAACTCTGAATCTGAGGAAAAGACATTGAAGTCAGCTGGATTTCCATCACTGAAGAAAAAAGGGACACTCCAAAATCCaactgttgctgctgttgttcGAGGGGGTTCATATGACAGCGCAACTGTTGGAGCTAACTCTCCAGTATTGGTGACTCCAGAACAGATAAATAACTTCATTTCAAACTTAAACTTACTTGATCAGATCGGCAActttgaactaaatcacatatttgCTCATAGCCAAAGGCTGAACAGTGAAGCAATAGTTGCTTTTGTCAAGGCCCTTTGCAAAGTTTCGATGTCAGAACTACAGTCTCCAACAGATCCCCGTGTATTTAGCCTTACAAAAATTGTTGAAGTTGC GCACTATAACATGAACCGTATCAGATTAGTGTGGTCCCACATATGGAGTGTTCTTTCAGAGTTCTTTGTGGCTGTTGGTTTGTCAGAAAATCTTTCAGTTGCAATTTTTGTCATGGATTCATTGCGACAACTTGCTATGAAATTTTTAGAACGAGAGGAACTGGCgaattacaactttcagaatgAATTTTTGAGACCATTTGTTATTGTCATGCAGAAAAGCAATTCTGCTGAAATCAGGGAATTGATAGTTCGTTGTATTTCCCAAATGGTTCTGAGTCGTGTCAATAATGTAAAATCCGGGTGGAAGAGTGTTTTTATG GTTTTTACAGCTGCTGCTGCAGATGAAAGGAAGAATATTGTGTTGCTGGCCTTTGAAACCATGGAAAAGATTGTACGGGAATATTTTCGTTATATTACTGAGACTGAAACATTGACTTTTACTGATTGTGTTAGATGCCTCATCACCTTCACAAACAGCAGATTCAACAGTGATGTTAGCCTCAATGCTATTGCTTTTCTCCGTTTCTGTGCTGTCAAACTTGCAGAAGGGGGCCTTGTTAGCAACGAGAAAAACAACAATAATGATTCATCTATTCCAGTGGTCGAAGATGAGGCTTCAGATGGGATGTTCTTCACAGATAAAGATGATTATATGTCTTTCTGGGAGCCTCTGCTCACAG GGTTATCAAGATTGACTTCAGATCCCCGATCAGCCATCAGAAAGAGTGCATTGGAAGTTCTTTTCAATATCTTGAAGGACCATGGCCATCTCTTTCCACGCCTATTCTGGATTAATGTCTTCAAGTCTGTAATCTACCCAATGTTCAGTCCAGTAAACGATAGCGCAGAAGCTCAAGTGAAGTACGACCAGTCTTCATTTAAATCCAGATATATACCACTGGATGGATGCTTATGGGACTCTGAAACTTCTGTGGTGGCAGCTCAATGTTTGGTGGATCTATTTGTTAATTTCTTTGGTATGGTGAGGTCTGAATTGCCAAGTGTTGTGTCTATAATGGTTGGATTTATAAAAGGTTCTGGCAAAGATCCTGCAACCACTGGGGTAGCTTCTTTAATGCGTTTGGCAGGTGATTTGGGAGgcaaatttcgtgaagaggacTGGAAGGTTATCTTTCTAGCTCTGAAAGAAGCTTCAAATTCCACTCTACCCAATTTTTCTAAGCTTTTGAGAACAATGGACGGCATTGAGATACCCATTAGTCAGTCTGATAATGATAGGGAGTTTTCTACTGGGGCTGGATTAATAAATGACGAATCAGAGGATGACAACCTGCATACTGCACGATATGTTGTTTCAAGAATGAAGGATCATATAGCGGCTCAGTTGCGCATCATACAG GTGTTGTCTGATCTCTACAAGATGTGTCGGCGATCAGTATCAACTGATACTATCAATATCCTCCTTGGTATTTATTCATCTGTTACTTCTCATGCCCAGCAATTGAAATCCGAGAAAGGTGTACAAGTGAAGCTGCAAAAAGCATGCTCTATCCTTGAGATACCAGAACCTCCGCTGGTGTATTTTGAAAATGAGTCCTACCAGAATTACCTCAACTTCTTGCATGGGCTGCTTGTTAACAATTTATCATTGGTTGAAAAGAGAAATATAGAAACGGAACTTGTGGGTGTATGTGAAGAAATTCTACGCGTATACTTGGACTGTGCTGGATTGAACTCTGTCAAGAGGAAACCAGATGTTAAGGCAACATACCTGTGGAATCTTCCTTTGGGTTCAGCTAAGAAGGAAGAGCTGGTAGCAAGGACTCCCTTGGTTTTGTCAGTATTACGCATTCTCAGCAGTTGGCAAAGCGATTCTTTTAGGAGATACATTTCTCAGTTGTTCCCACTAATGGTAGATCTTGTTCGGAGTGAGCATAGCTCAGGAGAAGTTCAGCGTGAGCTCAGTCATTTTTTTCAATCCTGTATTGGCCCCATTATTATGAATTTGTGA